A genomic region of Arachis stenosperma cultivar V10309 chromosome 9, arast.V10309.gnm1.PFL2, whole genome shotgun sequence contains the following coding sequences:
- the LOC130949619 gene encoding uncharacterized protein LOC130949619: MGFEKAGVERKMQLQELENLRLEAYDNSRLYKEKMKAVHDKHIKRRAFRPGELVFLYNSRLRSRWEGPYRVEKVEPYGVFHLSHPSSSNIIKVNGHRLKLYHGEKIKDNKEIEVFLLEDLPTEAD; encoded by the coding sequence ATGGGATTTGAGAAGGCCGGAGTAGAAAGGAAAATGCAACTACAAGAATTAGAGAACCTTCGCTTAGAAGCATATGATAACTCCAGGCTTTACAAAGAAAAGATGAAAGCTGTGCATGATAAGCACATTAAACGGAGAGCGTTCAGACCTGGGGAATTAGTTTTTCTTTACAACTCCAGGCTGAGATCAAGGTGGGAAGGTCCCTACAGAGTAGAGAAAGTAGAGCCATATGGAGTCTTCCACCTGAGCCATCCTTCAAGTTCCAATATCATCAAAGTCAATGGACATCGTTTAAAGCTGTATCATGGTGAGAAGATAAAGGACAACAAAGAGATAGAGGTTTTCCTCTTGGAGGACCTGCCAACAGAAGCAGATTAA
- the LOC130949620 gene encoding eukaryotic peptide chain release factor GTP-binding subunit-like, whose translation MTNLLKQIHLSQQQYQPPSPQHSQQMVPQRICGICADSNHYTDECPQLQHEDNTVTATHNFYDRPNQGYYQQGGNYNQGGNFNQGWRDNYNRGGRDSQGNQRWNNNDNQQNRYPQNPTYQQQNQI comes from the coding sequence ATGACCAACCTACTAAAGCAGATACATCTGAGCCAACAACAATATCAACCCCCTTCACCACAACATAGTCAACAAATGGTTCCTCAGAGAATATGTGGAATATGCGCTGATTCTAATCATTACACTGATGAATGTCCACAACTCCAACATGAGGACAACACCGTGACAGCTACtcataatttctatgaccgcccgAATCAAGGATACTATCAACAAGGCGGCAACTATAACCAAGGTGGGAACTTTAACCAAGGTTGGAGGGACAACTATAATAGAGGAGGCAGAGACAGCCaaggaaatcagaggtggaataataaCGACAATCAGCAGAACCGGTATCCACAGAACCCTACCTATCAACAACAGAACCAGATCTAG